One genomic window of Egicoccus sp. AB-alg2 includes the following:
- a CDS encoding type 1 glutamine amidotransferase produces MRALFIQHDPGSQPGLVGRALAERGFELELLPIGGSIHDATYHGPFPRAREFDLLVPLGAIWSVYDHRAVGTWIQRELDLLREADREAVPVLGICFGGQALAAAHGGEVKAADQAEIGFTSVRTEAPQLVPPGPWMQWHHDVFTVPDGGEELARNEVGPQAFRLRRNLGLQFHPEVDADIVASWLEMGGAAAHADLQAATGADLDTLLAIAAAERERCERDVATLVDGFLAEVAGV; encoded by the coding sequence GTGCGTGCGTTGTTCATCCAGCACGATCCCGGCTCGCAGCCCGGGCTGGTCGGCCGCGCGCTGGCCGAGCGTGGGTTCGAGCTCGAGCTGCTGCCGATCGGCGGCTCGATCCACGACGCGACCTACCACGGCCCGTTCCCGCGCGCCCGCGAGTTCGACCTGCTGGTGCCGCTGGGCGCGATCTGGTCGGTCTACGACCATCGCGCCGTCGGGACCTGGATCCAGCGGGAGCTCGACCTGCTGCGCGAGGCCGACCGCGAGGCGGTCCCGGTGCTGGGCATCTGCTTCGGCGGCCAGGCCCTGGCGGCGGCCCACGGCGGCGAGGTGAAGGCGGCCGACCAGGCGGAGATCGGCTTCACCTCCGTGCGCACCGAGGCCCCGCAGTTGGTCCCGCCGGGCCCGTGGATGCAATGGCACCACGACGTGTTCACCGTCCCCGACGGCGGCGAGGAGCTCGCCCGCAACGAGGTCGGTCCGCAGGCGTTCCGGCTGCGGCGCAACCTCGGCCTGCAGTTCCACCCCGAGGTCGACGCCGACATCGTCGCCAGCTGGCTGGAGATGGGCGGCGCGGCGGCACACGCCGACCTGCAAGCCGCCACGGGCGCCGACCTGGACACGCTGCTGGCGATCGCCGCCGCGGAACGCGAGCGCTGCGAACGCGACGTGGCGACGCTCGTCGACGGCTTCCTGGCCGAGGTCGCCGGCGTCTGA
- a CDS encoding cytochrome P450, producing the protein MTTPTLQTTTAQATPPGVAPFLGDRWLDLTDPDVYRAGVPHGTFDRLRREDPVSWWEEREGSGFWSITRYRDLVDLNRDFKAFTSSKGIRLEEMDEEELEARKTMMELDPPEHTRLRRLVQGGFTRRMVASYEGAIRALATELLDEVLPRRHFDFTVDVARQLPLRMLGRLLGAPEEDYDWLVAHGDAMIGNTDPEFTAHVVDQTDTEAFRLMPFRSPSGVELFEYAQRLADARRAAPEDDVVSQMLAPTMDGEPLTDLEFNNFFTLMVAAGNDTTRYSMAAGLLALLDHPDQLQLLQERPELMPTAVEEMLRWSSVTMHFRRTATRDVEIHGRTIKAGDKVVLWWISGDFDEAQFPDPYRFDVTRDPNEHLAFGRGGPHRCIGEWLARLEIRVTMEELLPRLASARVAGPIERLRSNFISGIKHLPLEVTLR; encoded by the coding sequence GTGACGACGCCGACGCTGCAGACCACGACCGCGCAGGCGACCCCGCCCGGCGTCGCGCCGTTCCTCGGCGACCGCTGGCTCGACCTCACCGACCCGGACGTCTACCGCGCCGGCGTGCCGCACGGCACCTTCGACCGGCTGCGCCGCGAGGACCCGGTCAGCTGGTGGGAGGAGCGCGAGGGCAGCGGTTTCTGGTCCATCACCCGCTACCGCGACCTGGTCGACCTCAACCGCGACTTCAAGGCCTTCACCTCGTCCAAGGGCATCCGCCTCGAGGAGATGGACGAGGAGGAGCTCGAGGCGCGCAAGACCATGATGGAGCTCGACCCGCCCGAGCACACCCGGCTGCGCCGGCTCGTGCAGGGCGGCTTCACCCGCCGCATGGTCGCCAGCTACGAGGGCGCCATCCGGGCGCTCGCGACCGAGCTGCTCGACGAGGTGCTGCCGCGCCGGCACTTCGACTTCACCGTCGACGTCGCCCGTCAGCTGCCGCTGCGCATGCTGGGGCGGCTGCTCGGCGCGCCCGAGGAGGACTACGACTGGCTCGTCGCCCACGGCGACGCCATGATCGGCAACACCGACCCGGAGTTCACCGCCCACGTCGTCGACCAGACCGACACCGAGGCGTTCCGGCTGATGCCGTTCCGCAGCCCCTCCGGCGTGGAGTTGTTCGAGTACGCCCAGCGGCTCGCCGACGCCCGCCGCGCCGCGCCCGAGGACGACGTCGTCAGCCAGATGCTCGCGCCCACCATGGACGGCGAGCCGCTGACCGACCTGGAGTTCAACAACTTCTTCACCCTGATGGTGGCCGCCGGCAACGACACCACCCGCTACTCGATGGCGGCCGGCCTGCTCGCCCTGCTCGACCATCCCGACCAGCTGCAGCTGCTGCAGGAACGCCCCGAGCTGATGCCGACCGCGGTCGAGGAGATGCTGCGCTGGTCGTCGGTCACCATGCACTTCCGCCGCACCGCCACCCGCGACGTGGAGATCCACGGCCGCACCATCAAGGCCGGCGACAAGGTCGTGCTCTGGTGGATCTCGGGCGACTTCGACGAGGCCCAGTTCCCCGACCCGTACCGGTTCGACGTCACCCGCGACCCCAACGAGCACCTCGCCTTCGGACGCGGTGGTCCCCATCGGTGCATCGGGGAGTGGTTGGCGCGCCTGGAGATTCGCGTCACCATGGAGGAGCTGCTGCCGCGGCTCGCGTCGGCGCGGGTGGCCGGACCGATCGAGCGGCTGCGCTCCAACTTCATCAGTGGGATCAAGCACCTGCCGCTGGAGGTCACGCTGCGCTAG